In Rhizobium lusitanum, a genomic segment contains:
- a CDS encoding capsid protein, giving the protein MSTSGTPFPVDPVLTGIINAYKNNTLIADLVMPRLTPNLPKKKFTWWSFAFGQFITVQDTKVGRKSSPNEVEFQGDEHEDKTDDYGLDDVIPLDDINNAPAGYDPRAFSAQKLIDLVLLDREVRVANKAFDGSLYPASNKETLTGTDKWSDAASNPIRLISEAADTMVMRPNNMVLGRVEWTGLRTNPTVLQALTVSGSDKGMANKRAVADLLELDDIIIGEGWINSSKKGQAVSMQRAWSGNALLFFKAPLASSIDATPTFAWTAQHGERVSGSMDEPKIGLKGSVRVRSGESVKEVVAAPELGYLLEDVL; this is encoded by the coding sequence ATGAGCACGAGCGGCACGCCGTTCCCCGTCGATCCGGTGCTGACCGGTATCATCAACGCCTACAAGAACAATACGCTGATCGCCGACCTGGTGATGCCGCGCCTGACGCCGAACCTGCCGAAGAAGAAGTTCACCTGGTGGTCGTTCGCGTTCGGTCAGTTCATCACCGTCCAGGACACGAAAGTCGGCCGTAAGTCCTCGCCCAATGAAGTCGAGTTTCAGGGTGACGAGCACGAAGACAAGACCGACGATTACGGTCTCGACGACGTCATTCCGCTCGATGACATCAACAATGCGCCGGCCGGCTACGATCCGCGCGCGTTCTCCGCGCAGAAGCTCATCGATCTGGTGCTTCTGGATCGCGAAGTCCGCGTCGCCAACAAGGCGTTCGACGGAAGTCTCTATCCTGCCAGCAACAAGGAAACACTGACCGGCACGGACAAGTGGTCGGATGCCGCCAGCAATCCGATCCGGCTGATCAGCGAAGCCGCCGACACCATGGTCATGCGCCCGAACAACATGGTGCTGGGCCGCGTCGAATGGACCGGCTTACGCACCAACCCGACTGTGCTTCAGGCGCTTACAGTATCCGGATCCGACAAGGGCATGGCGAACAAGCGCGCCGTGGCTGATCTGTTGGAGCTGGATGACATCATCATCGGCGAAGGCTGGATCAACAGCTCGAAGAAGGGGCAGGCCGTCAGCATGCAGCGCGCCTGGAGCGGCAATGCGTTGCTGTTCTTCAAGGCACCTCTCGCCAGCTCGATAGATGCGACGCCGACCTTTGCCTGGACTGCACAGCATGGCGAACGCGTCTCCGGATCGATGGACGAACCGAAGATCGGTCTCAAGGGGTCCGTCCGTGTCCGCTCCGGCGAAAGCGTCAAGGAAGTCGTGGCGGCTCCGGAGCTTGGATATCTTTTGGAAGACGTCCTCTGA
- a CDS encoding peptidase: MPWANLPGMKPIDIFRTGNHTDSQGRPFSFTDDDLQAIATQYDTALHEAPIVVGHPKQDAPAYGWIKSVSFRDGHLVAEPQNVEPQFAELVKDRRFSKVSSSFYPPNHPNNPTPGKYYLKHVGFLGAAAPAVKGLKSIEFADDADVVQFDDAAIVRTAWVFDTIAGLFRTFRESIIADKGIEAADAVVPSWRIDTITEAAQLIRDPEPAAPFTTYTEKEDVMDAAKIAELERREREIAERETSFAEKARKNEETARAARTAEDEVFVNGVVSAGRLPVGLKPLVTAIFADLDNGVLSFSEDGESKSLSAREGFRQLLGKLPVPVATGEVAAGDGPDFSDPAHVKDAINTEIEAARGRGETISPAEAAMRLTKR; encoded by the coding sequence ATGCCCTGGGCCAATCTGCCCGGCATGAAACCGATCGATATTTTCCGCACTGGCAACCACACCGATAGCCAAGGCCGGCCGTTTTCCTTCACGGATGACGACCTGCAGGCGATCGCCACGCAATACGATACGGCGCTGCATGAAGCGCCGATCGTCGTCGGGCATCCGAAACAGGATGCACCGGCCTATGGCTGGATCAAGTCCGTTTCGTTCAGGGACGGTCATCTTGTTGCCGAGCCGCAAAACGTCGAGCCGCAGTTTGCCGAGCTGGTGAAGGATCGTCGGTTCAGCAAGGTCTCTTCGAGCTTCTATCCGCCCAATCATCCGAACAACCCGACGCCAGGGAAATATTACCTGAAGCACGTCGGCTTCCTGGGCGCGGCAGCGCCCGCCGTGAAGGGATTGAAGTCGATCGAGTTCGCCGACGACGCCGATGTTGTCCAGTTCGATGATGCGGCCATCGTTCGGACGGCGTGGGTCTTCGACACGATCGCCGGCCTGTTTCGTACTTTCCGGGAATCGATCATCGCCGACAAGGGCATCGAAGCGGCCGACGCGGTCGTTCCGTCCTGGCGCATCGACACCATCACCGAGGCTGCACAGCTGATCCGCGATCCGGAGCCCGCAGCACCGTTCACCACCTACACCGAAAAAGAGGATGTCATGGACGCAGCCAAAATTGCCGAACTGGAACGCCGTGAGCGTGAGATCGCGGAGCGTGAAACGAGCTTTGCGGAAAAGGCCCGCAAGAACGAAGAGACTGCGCGCGCCGCCCGCACTGCCGAAGACGAAGTGTTCGTCAACGGAGTTGTTTCGGCCGGCCGTCTCCCTGTCGGGCTGAAGCCGTTGGTGACGGCGATCTTCGCTGACCTGGACAATGGCGTTCTTTCGTTCTCGGAAGATGGCGAAAGCAAGTCGCTGTCCGCTCGCGAGGGCTTCCGCCAGTTGCTCGGCAAGCTGCCAGTTCCCGTGGCAACGGGCGAGGTCGCTGCCGGCGACGGTCCCGACTTCTCCGATCCGGCCCATGTCAAGGACGCGATCAATACCGAAATCGAAGCGGCGCGCGGGCGTGGCGAGACAATCTCGCCGGCTGAAGCGGCCATGCGCCTCACCAAACGCTAA
- a CDS encoding phage virion morphogenesis protein: protein MSAATLTIDDKEIIDALDRLLAAAGTLTPVYKNIGEYEAEATKERFRTQQDPDGNAWQKLNDLYALTKKGASILVGATRDLSSIIWQLASSGVEIGSNVIYARAHNEGATIVPKNAAALMFSMGGQTFMVKKVTIPRRQFLGFSSEDQVRIQEIIEDHFLDAIENTAGSK, encoded by the coding sequence ATGAGCGCAGCAACACTGACGATCGACGACAAGGAAATCATTGACGCCCTCGATCGCCTGCTGGCTGCGGCCGGCACCCTGACGCCCGTTTACAAGAACATCGGCGAGTATGAGGCCGAGGCGACCAAGGAGCGGTTTCGCACCCAGCAGGATCCGGACGGCAATGCCTGGCAGAAGCTCAACGATCTCTATGCCCTCACGAAGAAGGGCGCTTCGATCCTTGTCGGCGCGACGCGCGATCTGTCCAGCATCATCTGGCAGCTCGCATCGAGCGGGGTGGAGATCGGCTCCAATGTGATCTACGCCCGTGCCCACAACGAGGGCGCAACCATCGTTCCGAAGAACGCCGCCGCGCTGATGTTCTCCATGGGCGGGCAGACCTTCATGGTGAAAAAGGTCACAATCCCCCGGCGTCAATTTCTCGGCTTCAGCAGCGAGGACCAGGTCCGTATTCAGGAGATCATTGAGGATCACTTCCTGGATGCGATCGAGAATACGGCCGGATCGAAATAG
- a CDS encoding PBECR2 nuclease fold domain-containing protein, whose amino-acid sequence MADQLPFQEAIDFLRNKVNLPTKRWDDVMRQGQVRGFTVAGIARDDMLSDFMAALLTARTAGTGFNEFRKTFDEIVDRTGWKFNAKGGTDEERHEWRAGIIYRTNMRTSYMAGRWKQLTDPDVLKYRPYLQYVHSRALHPRLLHLHWDGLVLATIDPAWRYMFPPNGWGCGCDVKALSERDLKRLGKSGPDEAPDLTPYESVDPRTGYPELRYPGIDRGWDYNVGEEWLSGIVPTELRQPLAPADAVPQQRSLPPLPPETKADPTEVLPADRGPDEYASAFLSRFGLQGDEKGYYRDPSGGIIAISKALFEQRMPDGTVVGLKSGKRGRGQYAALLADAIREPDEIWVDWASVKSGIVLRRAYLKRVLLPDGKSLFLRFEWTKAGWTAITGFDTTDSYIQGFRKGALLYRKK is encoded by the coding sequence ATGGCTGATCAACTCCCTTTCCAGGAAGCGATCGACTTTCTGCGCAACAAGGTCAACCTGCCGACCAAGCGCTGGGACGATGTCATGCGGCAGGGCCAGGTGCGCGGCTTCACCGTGGCCGGCATCGCCCGCGACGATATGCTCTCGGATTTCATGGCGGCACTGCTGACGGCTCGCACTGCCGGCACGGGCTTTAACGAGTTTCGAAAGACCTTTGACGAGATCGTCGATCGCACCGGCTGGAAGTTTAATGCCAAGGGCGGCACTGACGAGGAGCGCCACGAATGGCGCGCCGGGATCATCTACAGGACGAACATGCGCACATCCTATATGGCTGGGCGCTGGAAGCAGCTGACCGATCCGGACGTTCTGAAATACCGGCCCTATCTCCAGTATGTCCATTCACGTGCACTGCATCCCCGTTTGCTGCATCTACATTGGGATGGCCTTGTTCTCGCTACGATCGACCCTGCCTGGAGATACATGTTTCCGCCAAACGGCTGGGGCTGTGGTTGCGATGTCAAAGCCCTCTCTGAACGGGATTTGAAGCGGCTTGGAAAATCCGGTCCCGATGAGGCTCCGGACCTGACGCCATATGAGAGCGTGGATCCACGCACCGGCTATCCGGAGCTGCGTTATCCCGGCATCGATCGCGGCTGGGACTACAATGTCGGCGAGGAATGGCTTTCTGGCATCGTGCCCACGGAGCTGCGCCAGCCGCTCGCCCCTGCAGATGCCGTGCCGCAGCAGCGATCACTGCCTCCATTGCCGCCAGAGACGAAGGCGGATCCGACAGAAGTTCTTCCCGCCGATCGGGGGCCTGACGAATATGCGTCGGCCTTTCTGTCGCGGTTCGGCTTGCAAGGCGACGAGAAAGGCTATTACCGGGACCCATCGGGCGGCATCATTGCCATCAGCAAGGCACTCTTCGAGCAACGCATGCCTGACGGCACTGTCGTTGGTCTCAAGAGCGGCAAGCGCGGACGCGGTCAATATGCTGCTCTCCTGGCGGATGCCATCAGGGAGCCCGACGAGATCTGGGTTGACTGGGCCAGCGTCAAGTCAGGCATCGTGCTGCGAAGGGCCTATTTGAAACGCGTCCTGTTGCCGGACGGAAAGAGCCTCTTCCTTCGCTTCGAATGGACGAAGGCCGGCTGGACCGCCATCACCGGTTTCGACACCACCGATAGCTACATTCAGGGGTTCAGGAAAGGTGCGTTGCTCTACCGCAAAAAATAA
- a CDS encoding DUF935 domain-containing protein: MANPVTTEIATIQSDPFVPFFQTVMQPTDEVLVSRGGASAYKVYDEIRRDPHAFAILQKRKLEVVSREWKVFEASDRRIDKRIAAEVELWLKAVNFDRLTKGLLGAVLKGFAVGEIMWINDEGVWKPSSIKVKKQRRFRFDMDGNLRVLTRSSPVDGIAVPDRKFVIHRHSVDDDDDDPYGVGLGSVLFWPAWFKRQVLANWLQATRKHASPTTLGQYQGGFDQLKQDQLAGVFASMQGSDSLIFPENVKVELLEAKTQGDQFATLSRYLDELMSEAVLGETLSTNSGERGARSLGEIHNEVRIAIAKADADLTCQTIKETAVQWYVDLNYPGEAVPDVWRDFSEAEDLDEKVKRDETIYGMGYKPASVDYINDTYGGEWVEQQKIAEPNPADQQPSAAAGLAFADPERPETQSEKTVADLSDQLATLGRPAIDTMIADIEAAFSEATSYDDLAERLARLSGDMSIDDLAQLMAQATVAADLEGQASGNG, from the coding sequence ATGGCAAATCCGGTCACCACGGAAATCGCAACCATACAGTCGGACCCGTTTGTGCCGTTCTTCCAGACGGTTATGCAGCCGACGGACGAGGTACTAGTGTCGCGTGGCGGCGCGTCGGCCTACAAGGTCTATGACGAGATCCGACGCGATCCACATGCCTTTGCCATCCTGCAGAAGCGCAAGCTCGAAGTGGTCAGCCGGGAATGGAAGGTGTTCGAGGCTTCCGATCGCCGGATCGACAAGCGGATCGCGGCCGAGGTTGAACTATGGCTGAAGGCGGTCAATTTTGACCGCCTGACCAAAGGGCTGCTGGGTGCTGTGCTGAAGGGCTTTGCTGTCGGCGAGATCATGTGGATCAACGACGAAGGTGTCTGGAAGCCCTCTTCGATCAAGGTCAAGAAACAGCGGCGCTTCCGGTTCGATATGGATGGAAACCTGCGCGTCCTGACCCGATCTTCACCGGTCGACGGCATTGCGGTGCCAGATCGTAAGTTTGTTATCCATCGCCATTCCGTCGATGACGACGATGACGACCCCTACGGCGTCGGCCTCGGTTCGGTGCTGTTCTGGCCCGCCTGGTTCAAGCGCCAGGTTTTGGCAAACTGGCTACAGGCCACCCGCAAGCATGCGTCGCCGACGACGCTTGGACAGTATCAGGGTGGCTTCGATCAGCTGAAACAAGATCAGCTGGCGGGTGTGTTTGCGTCCATGCAGGGATCCGACAGCCTCATCTTTCCCGAGAACGTGAAGGTCGAGCTGCTCGAAGCCAAGACCCAGGGCGATCAATTCGCGACACTTTCGCGCTATCTCGACGAGCTAATGAGCGAAGCGGTATTGGGTGAGACCTTGAGCACCAATTCCGGTGAACGCGGTGCTCGGTCCCTGGGCGAAATCCACAACGAAGTCCGTATCGCGATCGCGAAGGCCGATGCGGATTTGACTTGCCAGACCATCAAGGAAACAGCGGTTCAGTGGTACGTGGATCTAAACTATCCGGGCGAAGCGGTTCCGGACGTATGGCGCGACTTCTCCGAGGCCGAAGATCTGGACGAAAAGGTCAAGCGCGACGAGACCATTTACGGCATGGGCTATAAGCCAGCCTCGGTGGACTACATCAACGATACCTATGGCGGCGAGTGGGTAGAGCAGCAGAAGATTGCCGAACCAAACCCAGCCGACCAGCAGCCGAGTGCCGCCGCAGGTCTTGCCTTCGCCGATCCGGAGCGTCCGGAAACGCAGTCCGAGAAAACCGTCGCGGATCTTTCGGACCAACTGGCCACCCTCGGCCGGCCGGCGATCGACACCATGATCGCCGATATCGAGGCAGCCTTTAGCGAGGCGACATCCTATGACGATCTGGCCGAGCGCCTGGCGCGATTGTCCGGCGACATGTCGATCGACGATCTCGCACAGCTAATGGCGCAGGCGACTGTGGCGGCGGACCTGGAAGGGCAAGCATCCGGCAATGGCTGA